In a genomic window of Pseudodesulfovibrio senegalensis:
- a CDS encoding helix-turn-helix domain-containing protein, whose amino-acid sequence MYMESREYAPVAEQASVVDHYRKCYGELDVFVERPTSHQHADEYIRWEIMDTAGDGFAELVHLKSGLNVGVCGYRFFNPLDSCVKEMSSTFQFCMLLSGSFEVRDGSQVRRFNSGELVMRSGCMRDVRYVQPANSFISGVSIELSHSMVESWLGKTPCELSKALECCMKNRFSDVGCVGMWSIPPKHPLMQAAKTLALTGHNTVCGRLQFESLALDCLWRILSIDTPLKSGSQRRGSQRQKAVDEALDILNEEWPDPPTISALARRVGINDCYLKSDFRARTGMSIGEYVRKLRMENALSLIESGRCSILQAATFVGYSNPSHFSEAFKRFYGRLPSACIPR is encoded by the coding sequence ATGTACATGGAGTCACGCGAGTACGCGCCGGTTGCCGAACAGGCGTCCGTGGTTGATCACTACAGGAAGTGCTACGGAGAGCTGGATGTTTTTGTGGAACGGCCGACTTCCCATCAGCACGCGGACGAATATATCCGTTGGGAGATCATGGATACGGCCGGGGACGGATTTGCGGAACTGGTGCATCTGAAGAGCGGGCTCAATGTGGGGGTGTGTGGGTATCGGTTTTTCAATCCGCTGGATTCGTGCGTCAAGGAAATGAGTTCCACCTTCCAGTTCTGCATGCTGCTTTCCGGAAGTTTCGAGGTGCGCGACGGTTCGCAGGTGCGCCGGTTCAACAGCGGCGAACTGGTCATGCGTAGCGGCTGCATGCGCGATGTGCGTTATGTGCAGCCCGCCAACAGTTTCATCAGCGGCGTTTCCATCGAGCTCTCCCACTCCATGGTGGAATCGTGGCTCGGCAAGACCCCGTGCGAATTGAGCAAGGCCCTTGAATGCTGCATGAAGAACCGGTTTTCCGACGTCGGGTGCGTGGGCATGTGGAGCATACCGCCGAAGCACCCGCTCATGCAGGCGGCCAAGACCCTTGCATTGACCGGGCACAACACGGTTTGCGGCAGGCTGCAGTTCGAATCGCTGGCGCTTGATTGCCTGTGGCGCATACTGTCCATAGATACCCCTTTGAAGTCCGGTTCGCAGCGCCGGGGGTCGCAACGCCAAAAAGCAGTGGACGAGGCCCTGGACATACTGAACGAGGAATGGCCCGATCCCCCAACCATCAGCGCGCTGGCCCGGCGGGTGGGTATAAACGACTGCTATCTCAAGTCGGATTTCCGCGCGCGCACGGGCATGTCCATCGGTGAGTACGTGCGCAAGCTGCGTATGGAAAATGCCCTGAGCCTCATCGAGTCGGGCCGCTGCTCCATTCTGCAGGCGGCCACGTTCGTGGGCTATTCCAATCCCAGCCATTTCAGCGAGGCCTTCAAGCGTTTTTACGGCAGGCTGCCATCGGCCTGCATTCCGCGCTGA
- a CDS encoding ABC transporter ATP-binding protein: MTTQTETMRSTPLSATWARMQKASGDQVSQLRRCMLFSTLSAVVQGLAFACFYPLLDAVLAAPADWDRAWLWVAALAACTVLDIVFIWIARGFDYAGPIADVTHNLRLVLGRHLRNMPLEALDKKRSGELAAVLAGNVDEVVTPMGMLSSAFLGIVVTPVVAVAATAFVDWRLALAMVSIVPLALPLYYWRRRAAGRGYRAIAKAHARTSAELVEYAQGLAVLRATNQVGKKARRLQAALENLRDVQEREQWCLVWPGVLYSSLVQVGLLVVMALGVWFILSGTLSVAVLAALLVVVVRFSEPLALLFGISPVFDYMEAGLEQVEKLLAVRPLPVADEPEQPSGFEVGFKDVRFRYSGTDEDVLKNVSFTLPEHSLSALVGPSGSGKTTITRLLMRHADPQQGTVRIGGADVRTMDQLELMRHVSVVFQDVYLFDDTILANIRMGRPDADDAAVEAAARAAHCHEFITRLPDGYQTRVGDIGGCLSGGERQRISIARAILKDAPIVILDEPTAALDTESEVAVQKAIDTLVGNRTVIVIAHRLSTIVGADAILVIEDGEVAQKGTHAELLEQPGRYRAMWQAQQCTKDWHLAAVKDAQ, translated from the coding sequence GTGACCACACAGACCGAAACCATGCGTTCCACGCCTCTTTCCGCCACATGGGCCAGAATGCAGAAAGCGAGCGGGGATCAGGTCTCCCAATTGCGTCGCTGCATGCTCTTTTCAACTCTTTCCGCCGTGGTGCAGGGGCTGGCGTTCGCCTGCTTCTACCCGCTGCTGGATGCGGTGTTGGCCGCTCCTGCGGATTGGGACAGGGCCTGGCTGTGGGTAGCCGCGCTGGCCGCATGCACGGTGCTGGATATTGTTTTCATCTGGATCGCGCGCGGGTTCGACTATGCCGGACCCATTGCGGACGTGACCCACAACCTGCGGCTGGTGCTCGGCAGGCATCTGCGAAACATGCCCCTCGAGGCTTTGGACAAAAAGCGTTCGGGCGAACTGGCTGCCGTGCTGGCCGGAAACGTGGACGAGGTGGTCACGCCCATGGGCATGCTCTCCTCTGCGTTTCTGGGCATCGTGGTCACCCCGGTGGTGGCCGTGGCCGCCACGGCGTTCGTGGATTGGCGGCTGGCGTTGGCCATGGTCAGCATCGTTCCGCTGGCCCTGCCCCTGTACTACTGGCGCAGGCGCGCCGCAGGGCGGGGCTATCGGGCCATAGCCAAGGCTCACGCACGCACCTCCGCCGAGCTGGTGGAATATGCACAGGGCCTTGCGGTGCTGCGCGCTACCAATCAGGTGGGCAAGAAGGCCCGCCGTCTTCAGGCCGCGCTGGAAAACCTGCGTGACGTTCAGGAGCGCGAGCAGTGGTGCCTTGTGTGGCCCGGTGTTTTGTATTCCTCGCTGGTGCAGGTGGGGCTGTTGGTGGTTATGGCGCTCGGCGTCTGGTTCATCCTCTCGGGAACGCTCAGCGTTGCCGTGCTGGCCGCGCTGTTGGTGGTCGTGGTCCGTTTCAGCGAACCTCTGGCGCTTCTGTTCGGTATCAGCCCGGTTTTCGATTACATGGAGGCCGGTCTGGAGCAGGTGGAAAAGCTGCTGGCCGTCCGGCCCCTGCCTGTAGCCGACGAACCGGAGCAGCCGTCCGGTTTCGAGGTGGGCTTCAAGGACGTGCGTTTCCGCTATTCCGGCACGGACGAAGACGTGCTGAAAAACGTGAGTTTCACGCTTCCCGAGCACTCCCTGTCCGCGCTGGTCGGGCCTTCGGGATCGGGAAAGACCACCATAACCCGGTTGCTGATGCGCCATGCGGACCCGCAGCAAGGCACTGTCCGCATCGGCGGCGCGGACGTGCGCACCATGGACCAGTTGGAGTTGATGCGCCATGTCTCGGTGGTGTTTCAGGACGTGTATCTTTTTGACGACACCATTCTGGCCAATATCCGCATGGGACGGCCCGATGCCGATGACGCGGCTGTGGAGGCCGCGGCCCGCGCCGCGCACTGCCACGAATTCATCACCCGGTTGCCCGATGGCTACCAGACCCGGGTGGGTGACATCGGGGGCTGCCTTTCCGGCGGCGAGCGGCAACGCATCAGCATTGCCCGCGCCATTCTCAAGGACGCGCCCATCGTCATTCTGGACGAGCCCACCGCCGCATTGGACACGGAAAGCGAAGTGGCCGTGCAAAAGGCCATTGACACGTTGGTGGGCAACCGCACGGTCATCGTCATCGCGCACCGCCTTTCCACAATCGTGGGCGCGGACGCCATTCTGGTGATCGAGGATGGTGAAGTGGCGCAGAAGGGCACGCACGCCGAGCTTCTGGAACAGCCGGGCCGCTACCGCGCCATGTGGCAGGCCCAGCAGTGCACCAAGGATTGGCACCTTGCAGCCGTTAAAGATGCTCAATGA
- a CDS encoding DUF4198 domain-containing protein: MKRLLFVMLCALLGTAAVANAHSVWINNFHCDAHKPGHAMVSVGWGHAMPMDDIPNSPNGKIILDRFELIDPAGKSHALKTPSVEPSKASLTTADFDVFPGDLAVQKVALKKETKRGVYLFSAVSKPTFYTQYLDKKGRQRLKLKPRNEIKDIDKVLMAVKFQAFAKSYMTVGEWAQPKPVGHGLEIVPLTDLSNVRVGDLVQVEVLFYGKPLSATAKSIDYITASSPGFGQSEGYSMCSYIMNGKAQFRVKNAGEWMIAVNHKDDVTKDGPLKDLYGKAEQVYHAASLTFVAK; encoded by the coding sequence ATGAAACGATTGCTTTTTGTCATGCTATGCGCATTGCTGGGAACGGCGGCCGTGGCCAACGCCCATTCCGTGTGGATCAACAATTTTCATTGTGACGCCCACAAGCCGGGGCACGCCATGGTTTCCGTGGGCTGGGGGCACGCCATGCCCATGGACGACATTCCCAACTCACCCAACGGCAAGATCATTCTGGATCGTTTCGAGCTGATTGATCCGGCCGGCAAGAGCCATGCGCTCAAGACGCCGTCGGTGGAGCCGAGCAAGGCCTCGCTGACCACTGCCGATTTCGACGTGTTTCCCGGCGACCTGGCCGTGCAGAAAGTCGCCCTGAAAAAGGAGACCAAACGCGGTGTCTATCTGTTCAGCGCGGTTTCCAAGCCCACCTTCTACACCCAGTACCTCGACAAGAAGGGTCGTCAGCGTCTCAAGCTCAAACCCAGAAACGAGATCAAGGACATCGACAAGGTGCTCATGGCCGTCAAGTTCCAGGCCTTTGCCAAGTCGTACATGACCGTGGGCGAGTGGGCCCAGCCCAAACCTGTGGGCCATGGTCTGGAGATCGTTCCGCTGACCGACCTGAGCAACGTGCGCGTGGGCGATCTGGTTCAGGTGGAAGTGCTGTTCTACGGCAAGCCGCTGAGCGCCACGGCCAAGAGCATCGACTACATTACCGCCAGCAGCCCGGGCTTCGGCCAGAGCGAGGGCTATTCCATGTGCTCCTACATCATGAACGGCAAGGCCCAGTTCCGCGTGAAAAATGCCGGAGAGTGGATGATCGCCGTCAACCACAAGGACGACGTGACCAAGGACGGTCCGCTCAAGGACCTCTACGGCAAGGCCGAGCAGGTCTACCACGCCGCAAGCCTGACGTTTGTGGCCAAGTAG
- a CDS encoding outer membrane lipoprotein-sorting protein codes for MSKLAAGVCVFLSFLICFPAFAAELTGREVMVLEDERPDGDDRTSMITMTLINKRDRKRVRQVKSFSKDYGKDKKSVMIFREPADVRKTAFLSWEYDDADREDDKWLYMPAMRKTRRISGASKNEYFMGTDFTYDDMGDRSVDEDVHTLVGEEPAMGHDCWKIESVPVDKEDMYARKVLWVSKTAHMIMQAEYYDKDGLLKVYKALEAEERNGFWTLLSSEMNNVSRQHRTLMETTEVCYDSGLDDSLFRVSTIQRGRLP; via the coding sequence ATGTCCAAACTGGCAGCAGGCGTCTGTGTCTTTCTGAGTTTCCTGATATGTTTTCCGGCATTTGCCGCAGAACTGACAGGACGTGAGGTCATGGTCCTTGAGGACGAGCGTCCGGACGGCGACGACCGCACCTCCATGATCACCATGACGCTCATCAACAAACGCGACCGCAAGCGGGTGCGTCAGGTCAAGAGTTTTTCCAAGGATTACGGCAAGGACAAGAAGTCGGTCATGATTTTCCGCGAGCCTGCGGACGTGCGCAAGACTGCGTTTTTGTCCTGGGAATACGACGATGCGGACCGGGAAGACGACAAGTGGCTCTACATGCCCGCCATGCGCAAGACCCGGCGCATCAGCGGCGCTTCCAAGAACGAGTATTTCATGGGCACGGACTTCACCTATGACGACATGGGCGACCGCAGCGTTGACGAGGACGTGCACACCCTGGTCGGCGAGGAACCGGCCATGGGGCATGATTGCTGGAAGATCGAATCCGTGCCCGTGGACAAGGAGGATATGTATGCGCGCAAGGTGCTGTGGGTAAGCAAGACCGCGCACATGATCATGCAGGCCGAGTATTACGACAAGGACGGGCTGCTCAAGGTCTACAAGGCTCTCGAGGCCGAGGAGCGCAACGGCTTCTGGACCCTGCTCAGCTCCGAAATGAACAACGTCTCCCGCCAGCACAGGACCCTCATGGAGACCACGGAGGTCTGCTACGATTCCGGCCTTGACGACAGCCTTTTCCGCGTTTCCACGATTCAGCGGGGCAGGCTTCCCTAG
- a CDS encoding DVU_1551 family NTP transferase encodes MLNPDASMHGMAALIPAAGFSSRMGRLKPLLPLGDCSVLARSVRLFRRAGIADIVVITGHRADEVGREAEACGARVVHNPDFEQGMFGSFRAGVAALRPDCTAFFALPADIPLVRPSTVAALRADFAGHGAAVTYPAFLGERGHPPLIRADVVSDILAHDGTGGLRTVLEAREPEAREVAVADMGTMLDMDRPEHYERAQAMADAGYPQPDECRALWNMREPNPALREHCAAVAGLALAMAEALNERRAANGHAGPGLLDTGLVLGAALTHDIAKGGRRHAQAGADFLESHGFPRAARIVADHADLTLAPDQPLGEREIVFLADKLVRGSGRVELESRYAAKMEQYGHDPDARAAIQARLERARTVNEQFTIEAVRNPALLDAHDFDLF; translated from the coding sequence ATGCTGAACCCGGACGCGTCCATGCATGGCATGGCGGCCCTGATTCCGGCGGCCGGGTTTTCCTCGCGCATGGGCAGGCTCAAGCCGCTTTTGCCGCTGGGGGATTGCAGCGTGCTGGCACGGAGCGTGCGCCTGTTTCGCCGGGCCGGGATCGCGGATATTGTGGTCATCACCGGACACCGGGCCGACGAGGTGGGGCGCGAGGCAGAAGCCTGCGGGGCGCGCGTGGTCCACAACCCGGATTTCGAGCAGGGCATGTTCGGTTCGTTCCGGGCCGGTGTGGCCGCGCTCAGGCCCGATTGTACGGCGTTCTTTGCCCTGCCTGCGGACATCCCCCTTGTGCGGCCGTCCACGGTCGCCGCTTTGCGTGCGGATTTTGCCGGGCATGGCGCGGCCGTGACCTACCCGGCATTTCTGGGTGAACGCGGCCATCCTCCCCTGATTCGCGCGGACGTGGTTTCCGATATTCTGGCCCATGACGGGACCGGTGGGCTGCGCACGGTTCTGGAGGCTCGCGAGCCAGAGGCCCGCGAGGTGGCTGTGGCGGACATGGGCACCATGCTGGACATGGACCGGCCCGAACACTACGAGCGGGCGCAGGCCATGGCCGATGCCGGATATCCGCAGCCGGACGAGTGCCGCGCATTGTGGAACATGCGTGAGCCGAACCCGGCCCTGCGAGAACATTGCGCGGCCGTGGCCGGGCTGGCCCTTGCCATGGCCGAGGCCCTCAATGAACGGCGTGCGGCCAATGGTCACGCCGGCCCCGGTTTGCTGGACACCGGGCTGGTGCTGGGCGCGGCCCTGACCCACGACATCGCCAAGGGCGGCCGCCGCCATGCGCAGGCCGGAGCGGATTTTCTGGAATCGCACGGCTTTCCCCGCGCCGCCCGCATCGTGGCCGACCATGCGGATCTAACCCTTGCGCCGGACCAGCCCCTTGGCGAGCGGGAGATCGTTTTTCTGGCCGACAAGCTGGTGCGCGGCAGCGGGCGCGTGGAGCTGGAATCGCGCTATGCGGCCAAGATGGAACAGTACGGCCACGACCCGGACGCCCGCGCCGCCATTCAGGCCCGCCTTGAACGCGCCCGGACCGTGAATGAGCAGTTCACAATCGAGGCCGTCCGCAATCCTGCGCTTTTGGACGCACACGACTTCGATCTGTTCTGA
- a CDS encoding XdhC family aldehyde oxidoreductase maturation factor — MKNLVREIVRLLESGESVVLSTVVESCGSTPRSSGAKMAVRRDGRIEGTVGGGIVEAKACRCAAGMLEKQGDSAVLSHMSLTNDLAAGTDMICGGDLTLFMETVAPESEAANCYQALDGLLRRGRRAVMFTAFEGCGTDDDTVRVKGRSIGERIEDMPDTYGLGADEARDLFDRALAMGGATQEADGVHVFAEAFIPPAPLYLFGAGHVSRATARIAATVNFRVVVIDDRGDFANEERFPDADEVVVLDSFDDSFAGREVDPGDYIIIFTRGHVHDKTVLGQALKTPAHYVGMIGSKRKRTAIYEALLKEGTPQKDIDRTYSPIGLSIGAQTPEEIALSIVSELVAVRAGVRDSVC, encoded by the coding sequence ATGAAGAATCTTGTCAGGGAAATCGTTCGGCTTCTGGAATCGGGTGAAAGCGTTGTTCTTTCCACGGTGGTGGAAAGCTGCGGCTCCACGCCGCGTTCTTCCGGGGCCAAGATGGCCGTGCGCCGCGACGGGCGCATCGAAGGCACTGTGGGCGGCGGCATCGTGGAGGCCAAGGCCTGCCGCTGCGCCGCCGGAATGCTGGAAAAACAGGGCGACTCCGCGGTGTTGTCACACATGAGCCTGACCAATGATCTGGCCGCGGGCACGGACATGATCTGCGGGGGCGACCTGACCCTGTTCATGGAAACCGTTGCCCCGGAGTCCGAGGCGGCCAACTGCTATCAGGCGCTGGACGGGCTGTTGCGGCGCGGGCGCAGGGCGGTCATGTTCACGGCGTTCGAGGGTTGCGGCACAGATGACGACACCGTGCGCGTCAAGGGCCGCAGCATCGGCGAGCGCATCGAGGACATGCCGGATACCTATGGCCTTGGCGCGGACGAGGCCAGGGACCTGTTCGACCGCGCCCTTGCCATGGGCGGGGCCACGCAGGAGGCGGACGGCGTGCACGTGTTTGCCGAGGCCTTTATTCCGCCCGCACCCCTGTACCTTTTCGGGGCCGGGCATGTTTCCCGGGCCACGGCCCGCATTGCGGCCACCGTGAATTTCCGGGTGGTGGTCATCGACGACCGTGGGGATTTCGCCAACGAGGAGCGTTTTCCGGACGCGGACGAAGTGGTCGTGCTGGATTCCTTTGACGATTCCTTTGCCGGGCGGGAGGTCGACCCCGGCGATTACATTATCATTTTCACGCGCGGGCATGTGCACGACAAGACCGTGCTGGGGCAGGCCCTGAAAACCCCGGCGCACTACGTGGGCATGATCGGCAGCAAGCGCAAGCGCACCGCCATTTACGAAGCCCTGCTCAAGGAGGGCACGCCGCAGAAGGATATTGACCGTACCTACAGCCCCATCGGTTTGAGCATCGGCGCGCAGACCCCCGAGGAAATAGCCCTGAGCATCGTTTCCGAACTGGTGGCCGTGCGTGCCGGAGTGCGCGATTCCGTATGCTGA
- a CDS encoding TonB-dependent receptor: protein MENTIIPPCRGRGSGLAVVARSLLLVALMLAVTAGLAFADESGDEGQSGKTVKLEAVKVTANKMEESLKDVPQSITVINEMDIEEKGIENMSDVIDNIPGMSYSADHGLAINFRGLNSSMFTMNNPVTMYVDGIAHSGKTGFDTSMVNVERVEVLRGAQSTLYGKNAMGAVINVVTKDPTNEWQGKVGTEYGSWDYIKGYAAMNGPIVEDRLFLGLSAQYDQDQGWIKNDYPGMNEDANREHERKINGYVLFKPIEDLRMRLAAYHSKEVSHWADEYAMVPGSDLSSFNADDAKHVSYDVPTKSTIEDNSQSLRVEYDFSGYKFDSITTHKKIEVDAVYDSDFGVDPNYAGLTMFDENEDETWAQELRLSAGRADEFRWTCGVYGDLGNRKQGPYGQQFYDPGMGMAFEQDAHSEQDSYTMAAFGQIMAPLGAGFELTLGARLQRLHKELDLDMYYQAVGAAPNLFYSMHGDKTWNAFLPKAALSYAINDEWTTYVSYSHGYMPGGFNYFAMQGSADANSFKPEKSKNYELGLKGDYDSLRIAAALFYMDIDDIHVYKTIGSGAGAMYVTDNAKKAHSYGAELEVTYLPVDTLELSGSVCVTKAKYDEYDAGTTNFDGEDIEQTPSHVIRLSAAYHHPCGFYARADARHYGSRSFYDDVNKSFDEADAYTIVDSRIGYRFDSFDVYGYVKNLTDEEYVTAFRSNGMASIVGVGAPRTIGAGVMYYF from the coding sequence ATGGAGAATACCATCATTCCCCCGTGCCGGGGGAGAGGGTCGGGCCTTGCCGTGGTTGCGAGGTCCTTGCTTCTCGTTGCTCTCATGCTGGCGGTGACGGCCGGGCTGGCCTTTGCCGATGAGAGCGGGGACGAGGGCCAATCCGGCAAGACCGTGAAACTCGAGGCCGTCAAGGTCACGGCCAACAAGATGGAGGAATCGCTCAAGGACGTGCCCCAGAGCATCACCGTCATCAACGAGATGGACATCGAGGAGAAGGGCATTGAAAACATGTCCGACGTCATCGACAACATCCCGGGCATGTCCTACTCCGCGGACCATGGGCTGGCCATCAACTTCCGCGGGCTGAACTCCTCCATGTTCACCATGAACAACCCGGTGACCATGTACGTGGACGGCATCGCCCACAGCGGCAAGACCGGATTCGACACGTCCATGGTCAACGTGGAGCGTGTTGAGGTCCTGCGCGGTGCGCAGTCTACCCTGTACGGCAAGAACGCCATGGGCGCGGTCATCAACGTGGTCACCAAGGACCCCACCAACGAGTGGCAGGGCAAGGTGGGCACCGAGTACGGCAGTTGGGATTACATCAAGGGCTACGCCGCCATGAACGGTCCCATTGTGGAGGACAGGTTGTTTCTCGGCCTCAGCGCCCAGTACGATCAGGATCAGGGTTGGATCAAGAACGACTATCCGGGCATGAACGAAGACGCCAACCGTGAGCATGAACGCAAGATCAACGGCTACGTCCTGTTCAAGCCCATTGAGGACCTCCGCATGCGTCTTGCCGCTTACCATTCCAAGGAAGTGTCCCATTGGGCCGACGAGTATGCCATGGTTCCCGGATCGGACCTGAGTTCCTTTAACGCGGACGATGCCAAGCACGTGAGCTATGACGTGCCCACCAAAAGCACGATCGAGGACAATTCCCAGAGCCTCAGGGTCGAATATGACTTCAGCGGGTACAAGTTCGATTCCATCACCACCCACAAGAAAATCGAAGTCGATGCCGTTTACGATTCGGACTTTGGCGTGGACCCCAACTATGCCGGGCTGACCATGTTCGATGAAAACGAGGATGAAACCTGGGCCCAGGAGCTTCGGCTCTCCGCAGGCAGGGCCGATGAGTTCCGCTGGACCTGCGGCGTGTACGGCGATCTGGGCAACCGCAAGCAGGGTCCGTACGGTCAGCAGTTCTATGATCCGGGAATGGGGATGGCCTTTGAACAGGACGCCCATTCCGAACAGGACAGCTACACCATGGCCGCGTTCGGCCAAATCATGGCACCGCTGGGCGCTGGGTTCGAACTGACCCTTGGTGCCCGCTTGCAGCGTCTGCACAAGGAATTGGATCTGGACATGTATTATCAGGCCGTGGGCGCGGCTCCGAACCTGTTTTATTCCATGCACGGGGACAAGACCTGGAACGCGTTTCTGCCCAAGGCCGCATTGTCCTATGCCATCAATGACGAGTGGACCACCTACGTCTCCTATTCGCATGGCTACATGCCGGGCGGATTCAACTACTTTGCCATGCAGGGATCGGCGGATGCCAACTCGTTCAAGCCGGAAAAGTCCAAGAACTACGAGTTGGGCCTCAAGGGCGACTATGACAGCCTGCGTATTGCCGCGGCCCTGTTCTACATGGATATCGATGACATTCACGTCTACAAGACGATCGGTTCCGGCGCTGGCGCAATGTATGTGACCGACAACGCCAAGAAGGCGCACTCCTACGGCGCCGAGCTGGAAGTGACCTACCTGCCCGTGGACACGCTGGAACTCAGCGGTTCCGTATGCGTGACCAAGGCCAAGTACGATGAATACGACGCCGGAACCACGAATTTCGACGGCGAGGACATCGAACAGACCCCGTCCCATGTGATTCGTTTGAGCGCGGCATACCATCATCCCTGCGGCTTTTACGCCCGTGCGGACGCCCGCCACTATGGTTCCCGGTCGTTTTACGACGATGTCAATAAGAGCTTTGACGAGGCCGACGCCTATACCATCGTGGATTCCAGAATCGGGTACCGGTTCGACAGCTTCGACGTGTACGGCTACGTCAAGAACCTCACGGACGAGGAATACGTGACAGCGTTCAGGTCGAATGGAATGGCCTCCATTGTCGGCGTGGGCGCACCCCGCACCATCGGCGCCGGCGTGATGTACTATTTCTAA
- a CDS encoding ABC transporter ATP-binding protein has translation MSSQSHCACSGYASSARPGSHTKKKYGIWALMRPVIFPIRSAMVMSGAGSVAALGGIAALALVVASLMSHDERLWFWILLSAGLTVAAVLLRIYAFTVSHVAAFRLEILLRTGMSEHLARVPLGHLLVNGSGSIAKVMQEDVKNLHAFVADTTPLIGKSVATPVVTLALLLFIDWRLALVALGVLAAGTVCVSLAMRNNREMQEKYDAERERINGAVVEFVQAMPVVRTFDDGADSFGRYSSALDGFHSIMTKWLRVCGTSGKVGIVALAPLPTLTAVTAAGLILVQGGTLDFPRWAGILLLGTGMAESLMPLMWLNFFIRKANASARRIQALMDIPALPESGNALEPEDASLKFRDVSFAYDGRRDDALQNVNFQVPTGTVTALVGPSGAGKSTAARLIPRFWDVRSGSIKVGGVDVRDMDPVRLMQTVAFVFQDNFLFQDTIADNIRMGRPDASMEDVEAAARAAQAHEFIMELPDGYGSMAGERGARLSGGQRQRITIARAILQDSPVVVLDEATAFADPESEALVIEALANLMKGRTVIIIAHRLSTIRDADQIVVLDQGRLAQSGTHDELIAAGGVYARLWQSHEQARGWTLGASAHEQREEN, from the coding sequence ATGAGTTCTCAGTCCCACTGCGCGTGTTCCGGATATGCGTCGTCAGCACGCCCCGGATCGCACACCAAGAAAAAATACGGCATCTGGGCCCTGATGCGCCCCGTCATTTTTCCCATACGTTCGGCCATGGTCATGTCCGGCGCGGGTTCCGTGGCTGCCTTGGGCGGTATAGCCGCCCTTGCGCTGGTCGTGGCCTCCCTGATGAGCCATGACGAACGGCTCTGGTTCTGGATTCTCCTGTCCGCGGGCCTGACCGTGGCTGCCGTGTTGCTGCGCATTTATGCCTTCACCGTGTCCCATGTGGCGGCCTTCAGGCTGGAGATCCTCTTGCGCACGGGCATGAGCGAGCATCTGGCCCGTGTCCCGCTCGGCCATCTTCTGGTCAACGGTTCGGGCAGCATCGCCAAGGTCATGCAGGAGGACGTCAAGAACCTCCACGCCTTTGTGGCCGACACCACGCCCCTGATCGGCAAGAGCGTGGCCACGCCCGTGGTCACGCTGGCGCTGCTGCTGTTCATCGACTGGCGCCTGGCTTTGGTTGCGCTCGGTGTTTTGGCGGCCGGGACCGTTTGCGTCAGTCTGGCCATGCGCAACAACAGGGAGATGCAGGAAAAGTATGATGCGGAAAGGGAGCGCATCAACGGTGCTGTGGTGGAGTTCGTGCAGGCCATGCCCGTGGTGCGGACATTCGACGACGGCGCGGACTCGTTCGGCCGGTACAGTTCGGCACTGGACGGTTTTCATTCCATCATGACCAAATGGCTGCGGGTTTGCGGCACCAGCGGCAAGGTCGGAATCGTGGCGCTGGCTCCGTTGCCCACGCTCACGGCCGTGACCGCCGCCGGATTGATCCTTGTGCAGGGCGGTACGCTCGACTTTCCCCGCTGGGCCGGAATCCTGCTGCTGGGCACGGGCATGGCCGAATCACTCATGCCGCTCATGTGGCTCAATTTTTTCATTCGCAAGGCCAATGCCAGCGCGCGCCGCATACAGGCGCTCATGGACATCCCGGCCCTGCCGGAATCCGGCAATGCGCTGGAGCCCGAAGACGCGTCCCTAAAGTTCCGGGATGTGAGCTTTGCCTACGACGGCAGAAGGGACGACGCATTGCAAAACGTGAATTTTCAGGTGCCCACGGGCACGGTGACCGCTCTGGTGGGGCCGTCCGGCGCAGGCAAGAGCACGGCCGCACGGCTGATTCCCCGCTTCTGGGACGTGCGTTCAGGCAGCATCAAGGTGGGCGGCGTGGACGTGCGCGACATGGACCCGGTTCGGCTCATGCAGACCGTGGCCTTTGTCTTTCAGGACAATTTCCTGTTTCAGGACACCATAGCCGACAACATCCGCATGGGGCGGCCGGACGCGTCCATGGAGGATGTGGAGGCCGCGGCCCGAGCCGCTCAGGCCCACGAATTCATCATGGAGCTGCCGGACGGCTACGGCTCCATGGCCGGGGAGCGCGGTGCGCGTCTTTCCGGCGGGCAGCGCCAGCGCATCACCATTGCCCGCGCCATATTGCAGGACAGCCCGGTGGTGGTGCTGGACGAGGCCACTGCCTTTGCCGACCCGGAAAGCGAGGCGCTGGTCATCGAGGCCCTTGCCAATCTCATGAAGGGCCGCACCGTGATCATCATTGCGCACCGCCTTTCCACGATCCGCGACGCGGACCAGATCGTGGTGCTGGATCAGGGCCGGTTGGCGCAGAGCGGAACCCACGACGAACTCATTGCCGCGGGCGGGGTGTACGCCCGGCTCTGGCAGAGCCACGAACAGGCCCGGGGCTGGACTCTGGGCGCGTCCGCGCACGAACAGCGGGAGGAGAACTGA